In the genome of Microbacterium paraoxydans, the window CGCAACGCCGTCGCGGCGTACCGCGCCCGCCGCGCCGCCGGCTGACCACGCCGCGCGCTCCGCTCGGAGACCGCAGACCGGAACGCGGTCCGAGCGGAATCGATGCTGCCCGCTCTTCACAAACGATTATCGATTAGTGTAATGTCGCGAGCGGCCCTCCCTCATGCATCAGGAAAGGATCAACGATGATCAAGGCCCGAGTCCTCCCCCTCGTCGGCATCGCGGCGGTATCCGCCCTCGCCATCGCCGGCTGCTCGACCACCGCCGGCGACGACGGCGGCGATGCCGGTGGCGACGTCACCGTCCGCATGCTCGTGAACGTCACCCCGAACCTGACCGAGGAGTTCTGGAACGACCTCGTCGCGCCGTTCGAGGACGCCAACCCGAATATCGACGTCGTCATCCAGAACCCGGGTGCGGAGGGCGTCGAAGCCGCCGTGCCGCGCCTGCTGGCCGCCGGCGACGCTCCCGACGTCGTGCAGTCCATCGCCCCCACCACCAAGCTCGCTCCCGAGCTCGTCGACCTCTCGCAGTACGAGTGGGCGTCGTCCGGTCCGCTCGCCGACCAGTACTCGATCGACGGCAAGAACTACATGGCCGGCATCGGCGTGCAGTTGCAGAGCCTCTTCTTCTACAACAAGACCGCGTTCGAGGAGGCGGGGATCACGGAGGTGCCGACCACGGTCGACGAGCTCACCGAAGCCCTCGGCAAGCTCAAGGACGCCGGGTGGACGCCCGTCCAGACCGGTGGCGACTGGATGACGAGCCACACCCTGCAGGCGCTCGGGCTGCCGACCATCATCGCCGAGGACCCGGAGTGGTTCCAGGACATCTCGGCGGGCGACGTCACCTTCAGCGAGACCTACGGCGATGCGGTCGAGACCTACGCGGACTGGGTGTCCGAGGGCTACATCCCGGGCGACGCCCTGGGCATCAAGTACCCGGACGCCGAGCAGGCCTTCCTCTCGGGCAAGACCGCGGTGTACTCGATGGGAAGCTGGTTCGCCGGCACCCAGGCGAAGGCCGCCGACTCCGCGGACATCGGCGTCTTCCGCGCCCCCGCCATGAGCGCCGACGAGCAGCCCGCGATGGGCGCCAACATCGCCAGCCCGTACTCGATCCTCAAGGCGAGCAAGAACCAGGACGCGGCGGCGAAGCTCATCGAGTTCCTCACCACCGACCAGACCGCGGTGAGCGACCAGCTCGCGGTCGACGGCAACTTCCGCGACGGCTACGAGTAC includes:
- a CDS encoding ABC transporter substrate-binding protein, giving the protein MIKARVLPLVGIAAVSALAIAGCSTTAGDDGGDAGGDVTVRMLVNVTPNLTEEFWNDLVAPFEDANPNIDVVIQNPGAEGVEAAVPRLLAAGDAPDVVQSIAPTTKLAPELVDLSQYEWASSGPLADQYSIDGKNYMAGIGVQLQSLFFYNKTAFEEAGITEVPTTVDELTEALGKLKDAGWTPVQTGGDWMTSHTLQALGLPTIIAEDPEWFQDISAGDVTFSETYGDAVETYADWVSEGYIPGDALGIKYPDAEQAFLSGKTAVYSMGSWFAGTQAKAADSADIGVFRAPAMSADEQPAMGANIASPYSILKASKNQDAAAKLIEFLTTDQTAVSDQLAVDGNFRDGYEYDMTPLGEELLQIVADTPAEAYTPTGGGYGERTLPDGYSGEINTQTQALLGGAPADQVLQAMDDWFAANAG